A genome region from Bradyrhizobium sp. WSM1417 includes the following:
- a CDS encoding MFS transporter yields MTEQTLTEPIVESQERSRGFTRYQAILVALLALVQFTIIIDFMIMSPLGAIMMPALDISAAQFGVAVSAYAFSAGISGILAAGFADRFDRKRLLLFFYAGFTLGTALCAIAPNYHLLLLGRIVTGLFGGVIGSVVLAIVTDLFTLQLRGRVMGFVQTAFAASQVLGIPAGLFLANQWNWHVAFGALVGLSVIGMAAVMFLMKPVNAHLGLKQDRNPFRHLIATVSQPRYWMAFSVTTLLATGGYMLMPFGSAYTVHNLGIDIVHLPTIYLVSGLFSIVIGPLVGRASDAFGKYPTFVFGSAMSIVMVLIYTHLGEVSLTVAILVNVLMFVGIFSRMIPSQALISAIPEPAQRGSFSAVGASLQQLSGGLGSVLAAALIAQEADGTLRHFDRLGYVVVTTAVISLILMYFVQRPIAAQAGKRVV; encoded by the coding sequence ATGACCGAACAAACCCTGACCGAGCCGATCGTCGAGTCGCAGGAGCGATCCCGCGGCTTTACGCGCTACCAGGCGATCCTCGTTGCGCTGCTGGCGTTGGTCCAGTTCACGATCATCATCGATTTCATGATCATGTCGCCGCTCGGCGCCATCATGATGCCGGCGCTTGATATTTCGGCCGCCCAGTTCGGCGTGGCGGTCTCGGCCTATGCGTTCAGCGCGGGAATTTCCGGCATCCTGGCGGCCGGCTTTGCCGACCGGTTCGACCGCAAGCGGCTGCTGTTGTTCTTCTACGCCGGCTTCACCCTTGGCACGGCGCTGTGCGCGATCGCGCCCAACTATCATCTGTTGCTGCTGGGGCGGATCGTGACCGGCCTGTTCGGCGGCGTGATCGGCTCGGTCGTGCTCGCCATCGTCACCGATCTGTTTACGCTGCAATTGCGCGGCCGCGTCATGGGTTTCGTGCAAACCGCCTTCGCCGCGAGCCAGGTGCTGGGCATCCCGGCCGGTCTTTTCCTCGCCAACCAGTGGAACTGGCATGTCGCGTTCGGCGCACTGGTCGGCCTGTCGGTGATCGGGATGGCCGCCGTGATGTTCCTGATGAAGCCGGTGAACGCTCATCTCGGGCTGAAGCAGGATCGAAATCCGTTCCGGCATCTGATCGCAACGGTTTCGCAGCCGCGTTATTGGATGGCGTTCTCGGTGACGACCCTGCTGGCGACCGGCGGCTACATGCTGATGCCGTTCGGCAGCGCCTACACCGTGCACAATCTCGGCATCGACATCGTGCATCTGCCGACGATCTATCTCGTCTCCGGCCTGTTCAGTATTGTCATCGGTCCGCTGGTGGGACGCGCGAGCGATGCGTTCGGCAAATATCCCACCTTCGTCTTCGGCAGCGCCATGTCCATCGTCATGGTGCTGATCTACACCCATCTCGGCGAGGTGAGCCTGACGGTCGCGATCCTGGTCAACGTCCTGATGTTCGTCGGCATCTTCTCCCGCATGATTCCGTCACAGGCGCTGATTTCCGCGATCCCCGAGCCGGCACAACGCGGCTCCTTCAGCGCTGTCGGCGCGTCCCTGCAGCAGCTCTCGGGCGGGCTCGGCTCCGTGCTCGCCGCCGCGCTCATTGCGCAAGAGGCCGACGGTACGCTCCGGCATTTCGACCGGCTGGGATACGTCGTCGTGACGACGGCGGTGATCTCGCTGATCCTGATGTATTTCGTGCAGAGGCCTATCGCGGCGCAGGCCGGCAAACGCGTGGTCTAG
- a CDS encoding hybrid sensor histidine kinase/response regulator translates to MDSKFPMFVAWGPELGFIYNDAYAEILADKHPAAFGARFHDIWAEIWDDIWPLIQKAMAGEATWQENLPLIMNRRGYDEQTWFTFSYSAVREPTGEVMGMFCAVAETTGQVLAEAALRESEARAAAITNSIDQMIWSTRPDGFHDFYNQRWYEFTGVPQGSTDGEAWNGMFHPEDREAAWSAWRHSLETGEPYQIEYRLRHRSGQYRWVLGRAQPVRDADGVILRWYGTCTDIEDMVAAREILARSREQLERLVQERTEERNQLWSGTNLLVAVVAFDSTIREVNPAWPALLGWSQAEIVGRPYTQFIHPDDIEGSRLWADELAANDESGEFENRYLCKDGAYRWIAWSVTASKGAFHCIGRDIHRQKEQAEALRAAEEALRQAQKMEAVGHLTGGIAHDFNNMLSIVMGSLDLLKRRTVEIDPRAKRYLEAAMDGARRAALLTQRLLAFSRQQPLNPQPIDINKLVSGMSGFIRGSLGSDVRLETVLDSNVWRISADANQLENVLLNLAVNARDAMPEGGRLTIETHNADLDDRYLASEPGVLAGQYVLIAVTDTGSGMPADVMAKAFDPFFTTKAVGKGTGLGLSQVYGFVKQSGGHVKIYSEPGEGTTFKVYLPRLVDATEPVFTEKAAAFLPTDDNHELILVVEDEPAVRQYSVDALTELGYRVMEAESAEAALQLLDDTPEVSLLFTDIVMPDTNGAKLSEEALRRRADLKVLFTTGYTPNAMLQNRVVRPGLAVLSKPFTVEELAVKVREVLDG, encoded by the coding sequence ATGGACTCGAAGTTTCCGATGTTCGTGGCTTGGGGCCCGGAACTCGGTTTCATTTACAACGACGCCTACGCTGAGATCCTCGCCGACAAGCATCCGGCTGCTTTCGGCGCTCGCTTCCATGACATTTGGGCCGAGATCTGGGACGATATCTGGCCTCTGATCCAAAAAGCCATGGCTGGCGAGGCAACTTGGCAGGAGAACCTGCCGCTCATCATGAACCGGCGCGGCTACGACGAGCAGACCTGGTTTACCTTCTCCTATTCGGCGGTTCGCGAGCCCACGGGCGAAGTGATGGGCATGTTCTGCGCCGTCGCGGAGACCACCGGCCAGGTGCTTGCAGAAGCGGCGCTGCGCGAAAGCGAAGCCAGGGCCGCGGCGATCACGAACTCCATCGACCAGATGATCTGGTCAACGCGACCTGATGGGTTCCACGACTTTTACAATCAGCGTTGGTACGAGTTCACCGGCGTACCGCAAGGTTCCACAGACGGCGAAGCTTGGAACGGAATGTTCCACCCGGAAGATCGAGAGGCCGCATGGTCCGCTTGGCGTCACTCCCTGGAGACCGGCGAACCGTATCAGATCGAGTATCGTCTCCGTCATCGATCCGGGCAGTACCGATGGGTGCTTGGACGTGCGCAGCCAGTGCGCGACGCAGATGGCGTGATCTTGCGTTGGTACGGGACCTGTACAGACATTGAGGACATGGTCGCCGCTCGGGAGATCCTAGCCCGATCGCGCGAACAGCTCGAACGCCTGGTTCAGGAGCGCACGGAGGAGCGCAATCAGCTCTGGAGTGGGACCAACCTCTTGGTCGCGGTGGTCGCTTTCGACTCGACCATCCGAGAGGTCAATCCGGCCTGGCCAGCGCTGCTCGGCTGGTCGCAAGCTGAGATCGTGGGACGACCCTATACGCAGTTCATCCACCCCGACGACATCGAAGGATCGCGCCTCTGGGCCGACGAACTCGCGGCTAACGATGAGTCCGGCGAATTCGAGAACCGCTACCTATGCAAAGACGGAGCCTATCGTTGGATCGCCTGGTCGGTCACCGCTAGCAAGGGCGCATTTCACTGTATCGGTCGTGACATCCATCGTCAGAAAGAGCAGGCCGAAGCTCTGAGAGCCGCCGAAGAGGCCCTCCGCCAAGCGCAAAAAATGGAAGCCGTCGGGCATCTCACGGGCGGCATCGCGCACGACTTCAACAACATGTTGTCGATCGTGATGGGCTCACTCGATCTTCTGAAGCGCCGAACGGTCGAGATCGACCCCCGCGCCAAGCGCTATCTCGAAGCTGCCATGGATGGAGCGCGCCGCGCTGCCTTGCTTACGCAGCGCCTCCTTGCGTTCTCCCGGCAACAGCCGTTGAACCCCCAGCCGATCGATATCAACAAGCTCGTCTCGGGGATGTCGGGGTTCATACGCGGCTCACTCGGCAGTGATGTCAGGTTGGAGACTGTGCTGGATTCAAATGTCTGGCGCATCTCAGCCGACGCAAACCAACTTGAAAATGTCCTCCTGAACCTTGCAGTGAATGCCCGCGACGCAATGCCGGAAGGCGGCCGGCTCACCATCGAAACTCACAACGCTGATTTGGACGACCGCTATCTGGCAAGCGAACCAGGCGTGTTGGCAGGGCAATATGTGTTGATCGCGGTGACGGACACCGGCTCCGGCATGCCTGCGGACGTAATGGCCAAAGCCTTCGACCCCTTCTTCACCACCAAGGCTGTCGGCAAAGGCACTGGCCTAGGTCTCAGCCAGGTATACGGCTTCGTCAAACAGTCGGGCGGCCACGTCAAGATCTACTCGGAGCCCGGCGAAGGGACAACATTCAAGGTCTACCTGCCGAGGCTCGTGGATGCGACCGAGCCCGTTTTCACGGAAAAAGCAGCCGCGTTCCTGCCTACCGACGACAATCACGAGCTTATCCTTGTGGTCGAGGACGAGCCCGCAGTGCGCCAGTATAGTGTCGACGCGTTGACGGAATTGGGCTACCGCGTGATGGAGGCTGAAAGCGCGGAAGCGGCGCTGCAGCTTTTGGACGACACCCCGGAAGTCAGCCTGCTATTCACAGACATCGTCATGCCGGACACCAATGGCGCGAAGCTCTCTGAAGAGGCCCTTCGACGCCGAGCGGATCTGAAGGTTCTTTTCACGACCGGCTATACGCCCAACGCGATGCTCCAAAATCGTGTGGTAAGACCCGGCCTGGCTGTGCTCAGCAAGCCTTTCACCGTCGAGGAACTTGCAGTGAAGGTGCGAGAGGTGCTGGACGGCTAG
- a CDS encoding GntR family transcriptional regulator, whose amino-acid sequence MSDTHTADAMTVRRDDPDDIVARLEEDIIFGRLAPGARLTEDALMSAYGTSRHFVRQALVDAERRGIVRREKNVGATVRFYSAEEVRQIYEVREMLTRQAALMIPLPAPQNLTDELSALQRQYCARADLQDLRGIHETNDAFHLALFSACGNPYLVRSLQDYMNLTLPMRAKNLADSDGLAQSRRQHELMIELLKGRDSWALAQLCVDHMQFSKKDYLARIAGGEVERRDAPNK is encoded by the coding sequence ATGTCCGACACTCACACCGCAGACGCCATGACGGTCCGGCGCGACGATCCGGACGACATCGTCGCGCGGCTCGAGGAGGACATCATCTTCGGCCGACTCGCGCCAGGCGCGCGCCTCACGGAAGACGCGCTGATGTCGGCTTACGGCACCTCGCGCCACTTCGTGCGCCAGGCGCTGGTGGATGCGGAGCGCCGCGGCATCGTCCGCCGCGAGAAGAATGTCGGCGCCACCGTGCGATTCTACTCGGCCGAAGAGGTCCGGCAGATCTACGAGGTCCGGGAGATGCTGACGCGGCAGGCGGCGCTGATGATCCCCCTGCCCGCTCCGCAAAATCTGACCGACGAGCTCTCCGCATTGCAACGGCAATATTGCGCGAGAGCGGATTTGCAGGACCTGCGCGGCATCCACGAGACCAACGACGCCTTCCACCTCGCGCTGTTCTCGGCCTGCGGCAATCCCTATCTGGTGCGCTCGCTGCAGGACTACATGAACCTGACGCTGCCGATGCGCGCCAAGAATCTCGCCGACAGCGACGGGCTGGCACAATCACGGCGCCAGCACGAGCTCATGATCGAGCTATTAAAGGGCCGTGACAGCTGGGCGCTGGCCCAGCTCTGCGTGGATCATATGCAGTTCAGCAAGAAGGATTACCTGGCGCGGATTGCGGGTGGCGAGGTCGAACGTCGGGACGCGCCGAACAAGTGA